GTGTTGAACCAGGCTGGCCCCCGCCAGTACCGATGCGGGTCGAACGCGTGCCCGGTGAGGTCGTAGCTGGGCACGAGCCGCGTGTCCCCGCCGAGCCCGAAGTGCGGTCCGCTCGCGGTGCGTACGAGCGCGGCGGCGATGTCGCGCGGCAGCGCGGGGAGGATGAGCGGGAGCAGCCCGGCGACACTGCGCTTGGCGATGAGGGCGCCGCTGGGAGAGCGGCGCTCTGAAACGCGAGTGTTGCTCTGCGAGCACTGCTCTGAAGCGCGAGTGCTGCTCTGAGAGCACTGCTCTGAAGCGCGAGCGCCGCTCCGGGAGCGCGGCTCCGATTCGTGAGCGCCGCTGCTGGGAGAGCGGTGCTCTGAAGCGCGTGGGCTGGACCGCGAGCACTGCTCTGAAGCGCGAGCACCGCTCGGGGAGCGCGGCTCCGATTCGTGAGCGCCGCTGCTGGGAGAGCGGTGCTCTGAAGTGCGTGGGCGGCACCGCGAGCACTGCTCTGAGGCGCGAGCGTTGTCCTGTGAGCGCCGCTCCGATTCGCGAGCACCGTTCGGCGAGCAGCACCGCTCCGGACCAAGAGCACCGCTCCGAGACTCCTGGTCACATACGCGAGCACCGCTCTCGCCCCGAACATTCTCGCCCCCACTGTTCGCGGCCTCGCCGTACACATCCCGGCAGAAGAACATCCCCTCCGCCGGATCCCACAGCCGCTCCACGAGCGCAGCCGTGAGGCGCTCGGCGCGCGCGTGCCGAGCGGTCCCCGTCGCGCCCAGTTCCTGGGCGATGCGCGCCAGCGCGTGTTCCGACGCGATCAGCAGGGCGTTGAACGCCGGGTCCTCGACCGCGAACTCGCCTGCCCGTCTCCCGCCACCACCCTCAACCGAGGCCCTGCGGGCCACCCCCTCGTCTTCCCCGTCCGCGTATCCACGGTCCCGGTAGTCGGTGGCGAGGCGCACGTACCGCCCGTAGTCGAGGTCCGTCGGACGGTCCTCGGGGGTGCCGTGGTCGAGGTCGGCACGGCGGAAGGAGCGGGACGGGGCCGGGGTGACGCGGCTCAGCGGGGCGTCCCAGCAGGGGCTGTTGTCCATGCCCTGTTCCCAGGGGTGGACCACGGACGCGAGCCCTCCGCCGCCCAGGTCCCGGCGGTGCAGGAGATAACGGTGCCAGGCCGCAAGCCTGGGATACATCCGGGAGAGGAACGAACGGGCCCGTGACAGGCCCGGATCGGCCCGGTGCACCAGCCACACGGCGAGCGCGTGCACCGGTGGCTGCACGATGCCCGACGTCTGTACGGTGCGCGGGGCGCCCGCAGCGCGCCCCGCGGTCGAGGAGCGCCAGAAGTCGGGGCTCGGGAAGTACGCGTCCAGCGGCACGGAGGGGTTGAACACGATGTGCGGGATCCGCCCGTCGGCCCACTGCGCGCCGAGCAGGGTCGCCAGCTCCACCTGCGCCCTCAGCGGGGACAGATGGCGGAGTCCGATCGCGATGAACGCGGAGTCCCACGACCACTGGTGCGGATACAGGCCGCGCGAGGGCACCGTGGACGTTCCCGTCCAGTTGCCGTTCAGTACCCGGGCCGCCCTGAGGTGCAGTGACCCCGTCAGCTCGGCGGAATCGTATACAAGTGATCCGGAATGGGTGATCCCGCCCGGACCGGGCGAAGGGGGCGGGCCGGAAGGGTGCGCGGGACTGCCGGAGGCGCGCGGGGGAGTTGCGCTACCCGTGCGCAGGGCGGTGAGCTGGGTTCTGCGGTCCACTCAGGTCTCCCCGAAGACGTCCGGCCGACCAGTTCGGCAGTAGCTACCGTAGGGTTACGTCTATTTAACACGCAAAACTCAATATGTAATGCTGAGTTGGGGAACGCAAGAGGGTGCCCATGACAGGAAGGGCGGGGAGAGCCGTGAAGGCCGGGAATCAGGCAAGCGCCGGAGATCTGCTCGAACTCGTGCGCAGCGGCCGGGCGACGACGCGCGGCGCGCTGCAGCAGGCAACAGGGCTGTCGCGGGCTACAGTCGGCCACCGGCTCGACCGGCTCTTTCGCGCGGGCTGGCTGCGTGAGGGCGCGGGAGGCCCCGTCGACTCCCCGCTCGGCGGGCGCCCGTCGATCACCCTCGAATTCGACGACGCCCATGCAGTCGTCCTCGCCGCCGACCTCGACACCCGGCACGGCCGGGCGGCCGTTCTCACCCTGGCCGGCGAGATCCTGGCCGAGCACACGGGTGCCCTGGTGATCGACGAGGGGCCGGAGGTGGTCCTCGGCGAACTCGGGCGCTGGTTCGCCGAGTTGCTGGAGAAGGCGGGGCAGCGCGCGGACGCGGTGTGCGGCATCGGGCTCGCGGTGCCGGGTCCGGTGGACAGCGACACCGGCCGCGTGG
This genomic interval from Streptomyces dengpaensis contains the following:
- a CDS encoding MGH1-like glycoside hydrolase domain-containing protein; this encodes MDRRTQLTALRTGSATPPRASGSPAHPSGPPPSPGPGGITHSGSLVYDSAELTGSLHLRAARVLNGNWTGTSTVPSRGLYPHQWSWDSAFIAIGLRHLSPLRAQVELATLLGAQWADGRIPHIVFNPSVPLDAYFPSPDFWRSSTAGRAAGAPRTVQTSGIVQPPVHALAVWLVHRADPGLSRARSFLSRMYPRLAAWHRYLLHRRDLGGGGLASVVHPWEQGMDNSPCWDAPLSRVTPAPSRSFRRADLDHGTPEDRPTDLDYGRYVRLATDYRDRGYADGEDEGVARRASVEGGGGRRAGEFAVEDPAFNALLIASEHALARIAQELGATGTARHARAERLTAALVERLWDPAEGMFFCRDVYGEAANSGGENVRGESGARVCDQESRSGALGPERCCSPNGARESERRSQDNARASEQCSRCRPRTSEHRSPSSGAHESEPRSPSGARASEQCSRSSPRASEHRSPSSGAHESEPRSRSGARASEQCSQSSTRASEQCSQSNTRVSERRSPSGALIAKRSVAGLLPLILPALPRDIAAALVRTASGPHFGLGGDTRLVPSYDLTGHAFDPHRYWRGPAWFNTNWLLERGLRLHGEHGRADELRAALLDTAGESGFAEYVDPYTGEACGAFGFSWTAALTLDLLHEPSWADQADHVVSHPGHSAFDKTDSTTAHSTTAHGTTPHSTTAHGATAHSTTTHSPMGQSAIETGAKGGDRG